In Papaver somniferum cultivar HN1 chromosome 1, ASM357369v1, whole genome shotgun sequence, a genomic segment contains:
- the LOC113297335 gene encoding uncharacterized protein LOC113297335, which produces MVDDLNNNKDDNLIVKVPKKSPLVVRMVVLAFAMVCGVYICSICLKQISTSTKVKFTNLEFLEPSFPKLKHEIPKLHYPKPETFSRAECACNPVRDFAILSMQRSGSGWFETLLNSHINVSSYGEIFSNKDRRSNITSIVKTLDTIYNLDWFNSASKNECSAAVGLKWMLNQGLMANHKEIVDYFNQNGVSAIFLFRRNLLRRMISVLANSYDRDAKLLNGTHKSHTHSPHEAEILAKYKPTINATLLIPTLKKEEDTTRKALEYFNNTRHIIVYYEDLVQNRTKLMDVLRFLRLPQRELKSRQVKIHKGSLAEQVANWDDVHNFLKGTPYENFIHSDYAMQ; this is translated from the exons ATGGTCGATGATCTCAACAACAATAAG GATGATAACCTCATTGTAAAGGTTCCAAAGAAATCTCCATTAGTCGTGCGGATGGTTGTATTAGCATTTGCCATGGTCTGTGGGGTTTATATTTGTTCAATCTGTCTCAAACAGATTAGCACTAGCACCAAGGTCAAATTTACAAACCTAGAGTTCCTTGAACCTTCTTTCCCTAAGTTAAAACATGAGATTCCCAAATTGCATTACCCGAAACCGGAAACATTTAGCAG AGCTGAATGTGCATGCAATCCTGTTCGAGACTTTGCAATTTTATCAATGCAGAGGTCAGGAAGTGGATGGTTTGAGACATTATTAAATAGCCATATTAATGTCAGCTCATATGGGGAGATTTTCTCTAATAAAGATAGAAGGAGTAATATCACATCAATCGTAAAGACACTGGATACAATTTATAACTTGGACTGGTTCAATAGTGCGTCCAAGAATGAGTGCTCAGCTGCAGTTGGTTTAAAATGGATGCTTAATCAG GGGTTGATGGCAAATCACAAGGAAATAGTGGATTACTTTAACCAGAATGGTGTTTCTGCTATATTCCTTTTCCGAAGAAATCTTTTGCGTCGGATGATCTCAGTGCTTGCCAATTCTTACGATCGAGATGCTAAGTTACTAAATGGGACCCACAAGTCTCACACACATTCACCCCATGAG GCTGAGATACTAGCAAAATACAAGCCTACAATAAATGCTACATTACTGATACCAACTTTGAAAAAAGAAGAGGACACAACTAGAAAAGCTTTAGAATACTTCAACAACACTCGCCATATCATTGTTTACTACGAGGATCTCGTACAAAATCGCACT AAACTGATGGATGTGCTAAGATTTTTGAGGTTACCCCAGAGGGAATTGAAGAGTCGTCAAGTTAAAATCCACAAAGGGTCATTAGCAGAGCAAGTAGCAAACTGGGATGATGTCCACAACTTCCTCAAAGGAACGCCATATGAAAACTTTATCCATTCAGATTATGCAATGCAGTAA
- the LOC113297345 gene encoding probable inactive heme oxygenase 2, chloroplastic, translated as MVFSCVNGGSSGGSGIMILEKTLLPFHHFNTTTINKFTNKSLVLKFLAPLSNLKLLTQSSLSANFPAQTAIPFRKNRDRFSSFISCCSSTDDNYPNSSFSTTTTSPTATTTTTSTSAPPLLRKRKRYRKQYPGENEGIVEEMRFVAMKLRNDNANNNTSDKDSDGDESEEERESSDEEAKEEVEDRSGETWIPSIEGFVKYLVNSKLVFETLERVAYESEDVAYTYFRRTGLERSEGLRQDLEWFQQQYNIEIPPLSSPGVSYAEYLENLAKTSPPLFLCHFYNIYFAHISGGQVISKQVSERILEGRELEFNRWEGEAPMLLKAVGENLNKLGEHWTRDEKNKCLREAAKSFRFLGQIVRLIIL; from the exons atggTGTTTTCATGTGTTAATGGTGGCAGTAGTGGTGGGAGTGGCATTATGATACTGGAGAAAACACTTCTTCCATTTCATCACTtcaacaccaccaccattaacaaaTTTACAAACAAAAGTTTGGTACTAAAATTTCTTGCCCCACTATCAAATTTGAAACTTCTCACACAATCATCATTGTCAGCTAATTTTCCAGCACAAACGGCCATTCCTTTCAGGAAAAATAGAGATAGGTTTTCTTCATTCATCTCCTGTTGCTCTTCCACTGATGACAATTACCCAAATTCGTcattttccaccaccaccacctctcctACTGCAACAACAACGACAACCTCAACTTCAGCTCCTCCATTGCTTAGGAAAAGAAAGAGATATAGAAAGCAATACCCTGGTGAAAACGAAGGTATTGTTGAAGAAATGAGATTTGTTGCCATGAAACTCCGTAACGATAACGCCAACAACAACACCAGTGATAAAGATAGCGATGGTGATGAATCAGAAGAAGAAAGGGAGTCATCAGATGAGGAGGCCAAGGAGGAAGTAGAGGATAGGAGTGGTGAGACATGGATACCAAGTATTGAAGGATTCGTCAAATACCTTGTGAACAGCAAGCTTGTTTTTGAAACCCTAGAAAGGGTTGCTTATGAATCTGAAGATGTTGCTT ATACATACTTTAGGAGGACAGGATTGGAGAGATCAGAAGGGCTTAGACAAGATTTAGAATGGTTTCAACAACAATATAACATAGAGATTCCACCGCTTAGTAGTCCTGGTGTCTCATATGCTGAGTATTTAGAGAATTTAGCAAAAACAAGTCCTCCTTTGTTTCTCTGCCATTTCTATAACATTTACTTTGCACATATCTCTGGGGGACAAGTTATTTCCAAACAG GTGTCTGAGAGGATTCTTGAAGGAAGGGAGTTGGAGTTCAACAGATGGGAAGGGGAAGCCCCGATGTTATTGAAAGCTGTCGGAGAGAACCTCAACAAGCTTGGAGAG CACTGGACCAGGGATGAGAAGAACAAGTGCTTAAGAGAAGCAGCAAAGTCATTCCGCTTTCTAGGCCAGATTGTCCGGTTAATCATTTTGTAA
- the LOC113297354 gene encoding uncharacterized protein LOC113297354 isoform X1: MNLIRICIRNRRNLQFIASRRNLSFFSSSPRRLSQNPVELPPVKVENPQNVPNSSPPMVTISPSSSSSARTLSRKSIFAISATLISTIVAASVLIDNNDTISQKSGYDYIDLEHSIEKSKNSFMKIFNQMKQTGVATTVLWRSLSSVLSSANQEVRLGFELRVASLLADIVAASETRRSAIVGAGSGAVVDWLLETVSSSKDSGTQAESARALSYLISDPNVCEAVLGRPRAVPNLLKFIFSFQPRKDKKQDRRSSLDNAGVSKGKSMLVAAIMDIVTSNCDNLDKEVFQPSLPVHADIRDIATAIEVIEEGGVHLDESEEDDDDGGTGLRGIGLKVLGGTSVLGLSRTNGVHHSADQEGPVSYVPSTPMLQRSHDNLRPERRLASGSAPGLWDDLQREHVAVPFAAWALANWASASDINRSHIHELDQDGNAVMTALIAPERTVKWHGSLVARLLLEDKTLPLFDSVPDWSSSLLSTAAQASKNKDIPLVRVALSAFLVSVERSRGAQKVVMEKGLHIMRDIAKETQKHGHVQEALAKALELLCAGEMHLSLEESQKWSSILLPWVCGNFSSNNLRGSATNILSYILETYGPLSIPISQGWLAVILKEILASNKTTSKGSSQPKNDKVKTQIDQSNALIAEQITNQLAVAVVNLAGIQLGTNKDSIDTFPLGELLSLEPFAAPFKAMNKDKLRKFDAADSALATLKGIKSLAEVSTDDTVCQNKIVDLGMLCLLRRFLLRDDYEQLAAIETYDASRVHEMQEQIKNSPGEISVVDANDSSSVRVPPTAHVRRHAARLLTILSVLPKVRKAVIADEVWCKWLADCANGKLPGCHDLKVQSYARATLLNVFCSENMDRSSDDNNGHDGDSGNQNNTCPKYDDMIFLINPQMPHWKCPDKTDSSSELNTPSGKKPDLRDGESGEESGDGESTTVTGYSENDGLSTSISGSESCSQDDDAILDIVFVHGLRGGPFKTWRIAENKSSTTSKSGLVEKIDQEAGKLGTFWPREWLAADFPDARVFSVKYKTNLTQWSGATLPLQEVSLMLLKKLTAAGIGSRPVVFVTHSMGGLVVKQMLNHAKQENLEQFVDNTVGVVFYSCPHFGSRLADMPWRMGLVLRPAPSIGELRSGCARLVELNDYIRQLHSKGRLEVLSFCETKVTPIVEGYGGWAFRMEIVPLESSYPGFGEIVVLDSTDHINSCKPMSRSDPSYKETLDLLQKLKAQKLNAQKLKAQVT; this comes from the exons ATGAATTTGATTCGTATCTGCATCAGAAATCGTCGTAATCTTCAATTTATTGCTTCTCGTCGTAATCTCTCATTTTTTTCATCATCACCACGACGACTATCTCAAAACCCTGTTGAACTTCCACCCGTAAAGGTCGAAAATCCCCAAAATGTCCCTAATTCTTCACCACCAATGGTTACAATTTccccttcttcatcatcttctgctCGTACTCTATCTCGGAAATCCATATTTGCGATTTcagcaaccctaatttcaactattgttgctgcttcagtacTTATTGATAACAATGATACGATTAGTCAGAAATCTGGATATGATTACATTGATCTTGAACATTCAATTGAGAAATCTAAGAATTCTTTTATGAAAATTTTTAATCAAATGAAACAAACTGGTGTTGCTACTACTGTTTTATGGAGATCGTTAAGTTCGGTTTTATCATCTGCAAATCAAGAAGTTAGATTAGGATTTGAACTTAGGGTTGCATCATTGCTTGCTGATATTGTCGCGGCCAGTGAAACTCGTAGATCTGCCATTGTTGGTGCTGGTAGTGGAGCTGTTGTGGATTGGTTATTAGAAACTGTTTCTTCTTCAAAGGATTCTGGTACTCAAGCTGAATCTGCAAGAGCACTTTCCTATCTAATTTCTGATCCGAATGTATGTGAAGCTGTGCTTGGAAGACCTCGTGCTGTTCCAAACCTTCTTAAGTTCATCTTTTCTTTTCAACCACGAAAAGACAAAAAG CAAGATAGACGAAGTTCACTTGATAATGCTGGGGTTTCCAAGGGTAAGAGCATGCTTGTGGCTGCTATTATGGACATTGTCACATCCAACTGTGATAACTTAGACAAAGAAGTATTTCAACCTTCTCTGCCAGTACATGCAGACATAAGAGATATTGCCACAGCAATTGAAGTTATCGAGGAAGGTGGTGTGCACTTGGATGAGtctgaggaagatgatgatgatggtggaaCAGGATTGCGAGGTATTGGATTAAAGGTTCTTGGAGGTACATCTGTGTTGGGTTTGTCAAGAACAAATGGAGTTCACCACAGCGCTGACCAAGAAGGACCAGTTTCTTATGTTCCTTCAACTCCGATGTTGCAAAGAAGTCATGATAACTTGCGACCGGAGCGAAGGCTAGCATCTGGTTCTGCTCCAGGTCTATGGGATGATTTGCAGCGTGAACATGTTGCTGTACCTTTTGCAGCATGGGCATTAGCAAATTGGGCATCGGCTTCAGATATTAATCGATCTCATATTCATGAACTTGACCAGGATGGGAATGCTGTCATGACTGCTTTAATAGCACCCGAGAGAACTGTGAAATGGCATGGGAGTTTGGTGGCTCGCTTGCTTTTGGAAGATAAGACATTACCCTTATTTGATTCTGTTCCTGATTGGAGTTCAAGTCTTCTTTCCACTGCTGCACAAGCGAGTAAAAATAAAGACATTCCGTTGGTTCGAGTTGCTTTATCTGCCTTCCTAGTTTCTGTTGAAAGAAGTCGCGGTGCACAGAAGGTAGTTATGGAAAAAGGTCTTCACATAATGAGAGATATTGCTAAAGAGACTCAGAAGCATGGGCATGTGCAAGAAGCGTTAGCTAAGGCCTTGGAATTGTTATGTGCTGGAGAAATGCATTTGTCTCTAGAAGAAAGTCAAAAGTGGTCCAGTATTCTCTTACCCTGGGTTTGTGGAAATTTTTCGTCGAACAACCTCCGGGGTTCAGCAACAAATATCCTTTCATACATACTTGAAACCTATGGACCATTGTCAATTCCAATTTCTCAAGGATGGTTAGCTGTTATACTGAAAGAGATTCTAGCATCCAACAAGACAACATCCAAAGGAAGCAGTCAGCCTAAAAACGACAAAGTGAAG ACTCAAATTGATCAGTCCAATGCGCTTATTGCTGAACAGATCACCAATCAATTGGCTGTTGCTGTTGTTAATCTGGCTGGGATTCAATTAGGAACAAACAAAGATTCTATTGATACATTCCCTCTTGGGGAGCTGCTTTCTTTGGAACCATTTGCGGCGCCATTCAAAGCTATGAATAAAGACAAATTGCGTAAGTTTGACGCTGCAGATTCTGCTTTGGCCACACTTAAGGGTATTAAGTCCCTTGCGGAGGTTTCTACTGATGATACGGTGTGCCAGAACAAAATAGTTGATCTTGGGATGTTGTGTTTGCTGAGGCGTTTCCTTTTGAGGGATGATTATGAGCAGCTTGCTGCCATTGAAACatatgatgcatcaagagttcatGAGATGCAGGAGCAAATAAAGAATTCCCCTGGTGAAATTTCTGTTGTGGATGCAAATGATTCCTCTAGTGTTAGAGTTCCTCCTACAGCTCACGTCCGAAGACATGCAGCTAGGCTGTTAACTATCCTTTCTGTTCTTCCGAAAGTCCGGAAGGCCGTAATAGCAGATGAAGTTTGGTGCAAATGGCTGGCTGATTGTGCTAATGGTAAGCTTCCTGGTTGCCATGACCTCAAGGTTCAAAGCTACGCGAGGGCCACATTATTGAACGTATTTTGCTCAGAAAATATGGATAGGAGTTCCGATGATAATAATGGTCATGATGGGGACTCGGGAAACCAAAATAATACTTGCCCTAAATATGATGACATGATTTTTCTAATTAACCCTCAAATGCCACATTGGAAGTGTCCTGATAAAACTGATTCGAGTAGTGAACTTAATACTCCATCTGGAAAGAAACCAGATTTGCGCGATGGTGAATCTGGTGAAGAATCCGGGGACGGAGAGTCTACAACTGTGACTGGCTATTCAGAAAATGATGGTTTATCTACTTCTATTAGCGGGTCTGAGAGCTGCTCACAAGATGATGATGCTATACTGGACATTGTCTTTGTTCATGGCCTACGTGGAGGCCCTTTCAAGACTTGGCGTATAGCCGAAAATAAGTCCTCAACAACTAGTAAATCTGGCctggttgaaaagatagatcagGAGGCTGGGAAGCTAGGAACATTTTGGCCAAGGGAATGGCTTGCGGCTGATTTTCCTGATGCTCGGGTGTTTTCTGTCAAATACAAG ACAAATCTAACTCAGTGGTCTGGAGCTACTTTGCCTCTTCAG GAAGTCAGTTTGATGCTATTGAAAAAGCTAACTGCCGCAGGCATTGGAAGCCGTCCTGTAGTATTTGTGACACACAG TATGGGAGGCCTGGTTGTTAAGCAGATGTTGAATCATGCAAAGCAAGAAAATCTCGAACAGTTTGTCGACAACACCGTCGGAGTT GTTTTTTATAGCTGTCCACATTTTGGCAGCAGACTTGCAGACATGCCTTGGCGAATGGGTCTTGTATTACGTCCAgctccaagt ATAGGGGAGTTGCGAAGTGGATGTGCTAGACTGGTCGAACTTAACGACTATATTCGTCAACTTCATAGTAAAGGACGGCTTGAGGTTCTTAGTTTTTGTGAG ACCAAGGTAACTCCAATTGTTGAAGGTTATGGAGGATGGGCCTTTCGGATGGAAATTGTGCCTCTTGAATCATCCTATCCAGGTTTTGGTGAAATTGTT GTATTAGATTCGACGGATCACATAAATTCTTGCAAGCCAATGAGTCGCTCTGATCCATCTTACAAAGAAACATTAGACCTCTTGCAGAAGCTAAAAGCTCAGAAGCTTAACGCACAAAAGCTAAAAGCTCAGGTTACATGA
- the LOC113297354 gene encoding uncharacterized protein LOC113297354 isoform X2: protein MNLIRICIRNRRNLQFIASRRNLSFFSSSPRRLSQNPVELPPVKVENPQNVPNSSPPMVTISPSSSSSARTLSRKSIFAISATLISTIVAASVLIDNNDTISQKSGYDYIDLEHSIEKSKNSFMKIFNQMKQTGVATTVLWRSLSSVLSSANQEVRLGFELRVASLLADIVAASETRRSAIVGAGSGAVVDWLLETVSSSKDSGTQAESARALSYLISDPNVCEAVLGRPRAVPNLLKFIFSFQPRKDKKQDRRSSLDNAGVSKGKSMLVAAIMDIVTSNCDNLDKEVFQPSLPVHADIRDIATAIEVIEEGGVHLDESEEDDDDGGTGLRGIGLKVLGGTSVLGLSRTNGVHHSADQEGPVSYVPSTPMLQRSHDNLRPERRLASGSAPGLWDDLQREHVAVPFAAWALANWASASDINRSHIHELDQDGNAVMTALIAPERTVKWHGSLVARLLLEDKTLPLFDSVPDWSSSLLSTAAQASKNKDIPLVRVALSAFLVSVERSRGAQKVVMEKGLHIMRDIAKETQKHGHVQEALAKALELLCAGEMHLSLEESQKWSSILLPWVCGNFSSNNLRGSATNILSYILETYGPLSIPISQGWLAVILKEILASNKTTSKGSSQPKNDKVKTQIDQSNALIAEQITNQLAVAVVNLAGIQLGTNKDSIDTFPLGELLSLEPFAAPFKAMNKDKLRKFDAADSALATLKGIKSLAEVSTDDTVCQNKIVDLGMLCLLRRFLLRDDYEQLAAIETYDASRVHEMQEQIKNSPGEISVVDANDSSSVRVPPTAHVRRHAARLLTILSVLPKVRKAVIADEVWCKWLADCANGKLPGCHDLKVQSYARATLLNVFCSENMDRSSDDNNGHDGDSGNQNNTCPKYDDMIFLINPQMPHWKCPDKTDSSSELNTPSGKKPDLRDGESGEESGDGESTTVTGYSENDGLSTSISGSESCSQDDDAILDIVFVHGLRGGPFKTWRIAENKSSTTSKSGLVEKIDQEAGKLGTFWPREWLAADFPDARVFSVKYKTNLTQWSGATLPLQEVSLMLLKKLTAAGIGSRPVVFVTHSMGGLVVKQMLNHAKQENLEQFVDNTVGVVFYSCPHFGSRLADMPWRMGLVLRPAPSIGELRSGCARLVELNDYIRQLHSKGRLEVLSFCETKVTPIVEGYGGWAFRMEIVPLESSYPGIRFDGSHKFLQANESL from the exons ATGAATTTGATTCGTATCTGCATCAGAAATCGTCGTAATCTTCAATTTATTGCTTCTCGTCGTAATCTCTCATTTTTTTCATCATCACCACGACGACTATCTCAAAACCCTGTTGAACTTCCACCCGTAAAGGTCGAAAATCCCCAAAATGTCCCTAATTCTTCACCACCAATGGTTACAATTTccccttcttcatcatcttctgctCGTACTCTATCTCGGAAATCCATATTTGCGATTTcagcaaccctaatttcaactattgttgctgcttcagtacTTATTGATAACAATGATACGATTAGTCAGAAATCTGGATATGATTACATTGATCTTGAACATTCAATTGAGAAATCTAAGAATTCTTTTATGAAAATTTTTAATCAAATGAAACAAACTGGTGTTGCTACTACTGTTTTATGGAGATCGTTAAGTTCGGTTTTATCATCTGCAAATCAAGAAGTTAGATTAGGATTTGAACTTAGGGTTGCATCATTGCTTGCTGATATTGTCGCGGCCAGTGAAACTCGTAGATCTGCCATTGTTGGTGCTGGTAGTGGAGCTGTTGTGGATTGGTTATTAGAAACTGTTTCTTCTTCAAAGGATTCTGGTACTCAAGCTGAATCTGCAAGAGCACTTTCCTATCTAATTTCTGATCCGAATGTATGTGAAGCTGTGCTTGGAAGACCTCGTGCTGTTCCAAACCTTCTTAAGTTCATCTTTTCTTTTCAACCACGAAAAGACAAAAAG CAAGATAGACGAAGTTCACTTGATAATGCTGGGGTTTCCAAGGGTAAGAGCATGCTTGTGGCTGCTATTATGGACATTGTCACATCCAACTGTGATAACTTAGACAAAGAAGTATTTCAACCTTCTCTGCCAGTACATGCAGACATAAGAGATATTGCCACAGCAATTGAAGTTATCGAGGAAGGTGGTGTGCACTTGGATGAGtctgaggaagatgatgatgatggtggaaCAGGATTGCGAGGTATTGGATTAAAGGTTCTTGGAGGTACATCTGTGTTGGGTTTGTCAAGAACAAATGGAGTTCACCACAGCGCTGACCAAGAAGGACCAGTTTCTTATGTTCCTTCAACTCCGATGTTGCAAAGAAGTCATGATAACTTGCGACCGGAGCGAAGGCTAGCATCTGGTTCTGCTCCAGGTCTATGGGATGATTTGCAGCGTGAACATGTTGCTGTACCTTTTGCAGCATGGGCATTAGCAAATTGGGCATCGGCTTCAGATATTAATCGATCTCATATTCATGAACTTGACCAGGATGGGAATGCTGTCATGACTGCTTTAATAGCACCCGAGAGAACTGTGAAATGGCATGGGAGTTTGGTGGCTCGCTTGCTTTTGGAAGATAAGACATTACCCTTATTTGATTCTGTTCCTGATTGGAGTTCAAGTCTTCTTTCCACTGCTGCACAAGCGAGTAAAAATAAAGACATTCCGTTGGTTCGAGTTGCTTTATCTGCCTTCCTAGTTTCTGTTGAAAGAAGTCGCGGTGCACAGAAGGTAGTTATGGAAAAAGGTCTTCACATAATGAGAGATATTGCTAAAGAGACTCAGAAGCATGGGCATGTGCAAGAAGCGTTAGCTAAGGCCTTGGAATTGTTATGTGCTGGAGAAATGCATTTGTCTCTAGAAGAAAGTCAAAAGTGGTCCAGTATTCTCTTACCCTGGGTTTGTGGAAATTTTTCGTCGAACAACCTCCGGGGTTCAGCAACAAATATCCTTTCATACATACTTGAAACCTATGGACCATTGTCAATTCCAATTTCTCAAGGATGGTTAGCTGTTATACTGAAAGAGATTCTAGCATCCAACAAGACAACATCCAAAGGAAGCAGTCAGCCTAAAAACGACAAAGTGAAG ACTCAAATTGATCAGTCCAATGCGCTTATTGCTGAACAGATCACCAATCAATTGGCTGTTGCTGTTGTTAATCTGGCTGGGATTCAATTAGGAACAAACAAAGATTCTATTGATACATTCCCTCTTGGGGAGCTGCTTTCTTTGGAACCATTTGCGGCGCCATTCAAAGCTATGAATAAAGACAAATTGCGTAAGTTTGACGCTGCAGATTCTGCTTTGGCCACACTTAAGGGTATTAAGTCCCTTGCGGAGGTTTCTACTGATGATACGGTGTGCCAGAACAAAATAGTTGATCTTGGGATGTTGTGTTTGCTGAGGCGTTTCCTTTTGAGGGATGATTATGAGCAGCTTGCTGCCATTGAAACatatgatgcatcaagagttcatGAGATGCAGGAGCAAATAAAGAATTCCCCTGGTGAAATTTCTGTTGTGGATGCAAATGATTCCTCTAGTGTTAGAGTTCCTCCTACAGCTCACGTCCGAAGACATGCAGCTAGGCTGTTAACTATCCTTTCTGTTCTTCCGAAAGTCCGGAAGGCCGTAATAGCAGATGAAGTTTGGTGCAAATGGCTGGCTGATTGTGCTAATGGTAAGCTTCCTGGTTGCCATGACCTCAAGGTTCAAAGCTACGCGAGGGCCACATTATTGAACGTATTTTGCTCAGAAAATATGGATAGGAGTTCCGATGATAATAATGGTCATGATGGGGACTCGGGAAACCAAAATAATACTTGCCCTAAATATGATGACATGATTTTTCTAATTAACCCTCAAATGCCACATTGGAAGTGTCCTGATAAAACTGATTCGAGTAGTGAACTTAATACTCCATCTGGAAAGAAACCAGATTTGCGCGATGGTGAATCTGGTGAAGAATCCGGGGACGGAGAGTCTACAACTGTGACTGGCTATTCAGAAAATGATGGTTTATCTACTTCTATTAGCGGGTCTGAGAGCTGCTCACAAGATGATGATGCTATACTGGACATTGTCTTTGTTCATGGCCTACGTGGAGGCCCTTTCAAGACTTGGCGTATAGCCGAAAATAAGTCCTCAACAACTAGTAAATCTGGCctggttgaaaagatagatcagGAGGCTGGGAAGCTAGGAACATTTTGGCCAAGGGAATGGCTTGCGGCTGATTTTCCTGATGCTCGGGTGTTTTCTGTCAAATACAAG ACAAATCTAACTCAGTGGTCTGGAGCTACTTTGCCTCTTCAG GAAGTCAGTTTGATGCTATTGAAAAAGCTAACTGCCGCAGGCATTGGAAGCCGTCCTGTAGTATTTGTGACACACAG TATGGGAGGCCTGGTTGTTAAGCAGATGTTGAATCATGCAAAGCAAGAAAATCTCGAACAGTTTGTCGACAACACCGTCGGAGTT GTTTTTTATAGCTGTCCACATTTTGGCAGCAGACTTGCAGACATGCCTTGGCGAATGGGTCTTGTATTACGTCCAgctccaagt ATAGGGGAGTTGCGAAGTGGATGTGCTAGACTGGTCGAACTTAACGACTATATTCGTCAACTTCATAGTAAAGGACGGCTTGAGGTTCTTAGTTTTTGTGAG ACCAAGGTAACTCCAATTGTTGAAGGTTATGGAGGATGGGCCTTTCGGATGGAAATTGTGCCTCTTGAATCATCCTATCCAG GTATTAGATTCGACGGATCACATAAATTCTTGCAAGCCAATGAGTCGCTCTGA